From Pyrenophora tritici-repentis strain M4 chromosome 1, whole genome shotgun sequence, the proteins below share one genomic window:
- a CDS encoding Qor, NADPH:quinone reductase and related Zn-dependent oxidoreductase produces MTPPQKIKQWLTGQDGLDKLRMSEADCPTPGEDEVLVEVHSVSLNYRDTEVAMGQYNHHASVDHPPAIVPCSDMCGVVVAVGPTSENSSDPFKNPAFRLKEGDRVISTFAPTHLSGQVKGSDVASGLGGPAPGVMTQYRVFPNYGVVKVPDYMTDDEAACLPIAAMTAWMSLNCMRPKGEIIGQGETVVCQGTGGVSICAAQIATAAGADAIVTSSSDEKLERATKLGAKTTINYRKNPDWEAKVLSATADEGADIIIEVGGAQTLRKSFDCVRFGGLISCIGYLSGKQDEAGDRTNTNLLCLKRNVTLKGILNGPRSELERMLKFYDEKKIRPVVDRVWKFEEADQALKYLFSGGHFGKVVVKVKA; encoded by the exons ATGACGCCTCCACAAAAGATCAAGCAATGGCTCACGGGCCAAGACGGTCTCGATAAGCTGAGAATGAGCGAGGCGGACTGTCCCACTCCGGGTGAAGACGAAGTACTGGTGGAAGTTCATTCTGTCAGCTTGAATTACAGGGATACCGAGG TGGCCATGGGTCAATACAACCACCACGCCTCGGTCGATCATCCCCCCGCTATTGTGCCGTGCAGCGACATGTGCGGTGTAGTAGTGGCAGTCGGCCCAACCTCTGAGAATTCCTCTGATCCTTTCAAGAACCCCGCCTTTCGTCTCAAAGAAGGCGATCGCGTCATTAGCACCTTTGCACCAACTCATTTGAGCGGTCAAGTCAAAGGATCCGATGTTGCAAGTGGCCTCGGAGGTCCTGCTCCCGGTGTAATGACACAATACCGCGTCTTCCCCAATTACGGTGTTGTCAAGGTTCCAGATTACATGACCGACGATGAAGCAGCTTGCCTACCCATTGCAGCCATGACGGCCTGGATGAGTCTGAACTGCATGCGCCCCAAGGGCGAAATCATTGGTCAGGGTGAGACGGTTGTTTGTCAAGGCACTGGTGGTGTCAGCATTTGTGCCGCTCAGATTGCTACCGCAGCAGGCGCCGATGCTATCGTCACATCCTCTTCCGATGAGAAACTTGAGCGCGCAACCAAGCTAGGCGCAAAGACGACCATCAACTACCGCAAGAACCCTGACTGGGAAGCCAAGGTTCTGTCCGCCACTGCCGACGAAGGCGCCGACATCATCATCGAAGTCGGCGGCGCGCAAACCCTACGCAAGTCTTTTGACTGCGTACGTTTCGGCGGTTTGATCTCTTGTATTGGATATCTCTCCGGCAAGCAAGATGAGGCTGGCGACAGAACAAACACGAACCTACTTTGCTTGAAGAGGAACGTCACGCTAAAGGGCATCTTGAACGGGCCTCGATCTGAACTTGAGAGGATGCTCAAGTTTTACGACGAGAAGAAAATCAGGCCAGTCGTAGACCGTGTGTGGAAGTTTGAGGAGGCAGATCAGGCACTCAAGTATTTGTTCAGTGGAGGACACTTTGGAAAGGTTGTAGTTAAGGTTAAGGCATAA